The Portunus trituberculatus isolate SZX2019 chromosome 33, ASM1759143v1, whole genome shotgun sequence DNA segment TCCGGGATCCATCAAGATACAAGATCAGAGAAGGACAGTTCCCATGACCGCTTGAATGGCCACCTGCCTGGCGTGGCCATCACCAGGGAGACTGTCAAGCAGAGTGCTGCTGCTGATCCTGCTGAACAAAATTCACATGAAAATCCTCCATTATCCAAAGACACTTGCACCAGAGAATCACCTCTCAATGTTGCTGAAAATGTTAGTGAATGTGTGTCTGTGGCAGAGAACAAGTTTGACACAGGAGTAAGTTTACATGTGGAGAGTGAAGAGACAACGCCAGAAGTGAAAGTGCCTGAAGCTGTGACAGAGAAAACAAGTGACAGTGTTTCCTTGCAACACCCACAGGAGCAGCACAGTGGTGTGACAGAGCAACACAAAAAAGATACAGAGACTCCTCACAAAGATGCAGAGACTCGAGACGATACAAATGATGACGTGGTATTGCCCAGTACTGATTCAGAAGAAAGTAACACGAAATCGACTAATGTCACTGTTGCAGGTGATGAAACCATGTGCAGTGATACAAATACTACAACCTTATCAGGAACTACTTGTCATTCTGAACATACAGAAACTATTGTACCAGAGACACAGTCTAATAAGTCAGAGTCAGAGAGCTCTCATGCTGCTCCTGTGCCTGTGGTGGAGGAACTGTCCCGGTGCTTGATTGTGAAGCCTCAGTGTGACCCCTCGTGTCATGAACATCTGCCCGACACCACCTGTGCATCCAGCCCCCAGGTGTCCACACTACCTTCCTCTGAGACCACGGAGGCAACCTTGACTCACACTGAGGAAGCAGCATCAAAGGCTAGCACTGCAACACAGCAGCAATACACTCTTGTGCTGAAGTCAGAAGAAGATATTTGTATTTCAGGGAAGCATATACATGACTCCTCCCCTACAGAGAAGCCTACTGAACCATTTACCTTCAAGCCTGAGGAGACTGCTGAGACAAACAAGGAACATCCTGTTACAACTGCTGAAGGGAACCAAGAAAATCAGACAGCAGTATTGGATCATGAGCAGCCTTCACTGAATCAGCCACCCATTGAGGAGAAATGTACCTTGAAGGAGAGTGCATTAGTGTCTTGTGAAGGCACTGTTGATGGAAGGAAGGCTTGTGGTGCTAATACAGATGCAGCGGTAGGGGAAACTAATGACAAAACAGTGGAAAGCACTCCTCAGGAACCCAGCAGTGAAGTGAGATGCCTTGTGGAGACTCAGATTATAGTAACACCagctgaggaggaagaattgactgacagtaaggaagaagagagccaagaccaagaccacactGTCATTAAGCAAGGGGAGGAGACTGAGAAGAAAGCACAGAGCATCAGTaaggaagataaacaagagaagaggaacaaagTGGCAATAAAGCTGACCTGAAGCAAGAGATGATCAGCAGTAAGGAAGATAAAGTAACTAAGCAGGAAGCAACaactaaaggagaggaaaagactgACACTACGgaaaaagtaacaaagaaagaggaagagaacaccagtaaccaagaaaagaataagaaacagaagcagaccagtaatgagagagaagtAAGCAAGGAACAAAAGCAGAGTAACAAGAAGCAGGAAACAAccaaggaacagaaagaaagtaACAGAAAGCAGGAACAGCAGCCGAGTAACAAGAAACAGGAGAACGTGAGGGAACAGAGACAGGTGAACAAGAAGCAGGAGCAAAGTGACAAGCAGGAAAAATCaaagaagcaagaggaaaatgaaggtaagGAGGACAGAaagcaggaacagcagcagagTAACAAGAAACAGGAGAACGTGAGGGAACAGAGACAGGCGAACAAGAAGCAGGAGCAAAGTGACAAGCAGGAAAAATCaaagaagcaagaggaaaatgaaggtaaagaggATAGAaagcaggaacagcagcagagTAACAAGAAACAGGAGAACATGAGGGAACAGAGACAggcaaacaagaaacaagaggagagtGACAAGcaggaaaaatcaaagaaacaggaggagaacgGAAGTAAAGATGACAGAaagcaggaacagcagcagagTAACAAGAAACAGGAGAACGTGAAGGAACAGAGACAGGCgaacaagaaacaagaggagagtGACAAGcaggaaaaatcaaagaaacaggaggagaaaggaagtaaagacgACAGAAGTAACAACCAAGAGGGCACAAAGAGACGAGAACAGAGCGTTGAGAAGCAAGACGTCCCAGTGTCAGAGAAGAgtgtgaaggaggtggtggcagGGGAGCAGATTGTGGCCCCGTCCGTGAAGGGTGATGGGAGCAAGAAGGGCAGTGTCAGGAGCCGTGGTGACTCTGCCTCTGCCGACCTGGACTGTGACCTTGGCTCGGAGCAGGACAACATGAACTGTGACTCATCCAGCctggtgagtggatgagtgagtgagtgagtggatgagtcAGTGAGTTAGTGGATAAGTGAGTTAGTTGATGAGTGGAGTGAGTGGATGAATAAGTGGATGAGGGAGTGAGTTAGTAGGCAAGTACATggatgagggagtgagtgggtaagtggatgagggagtgagtgagtgggcaaGTAAGTGGATGAGGGAGTGAGTAGGTGAGtaagtggatgagtgagtgagtaagtgagtcagttggtgagtgagtaagtgaatcagttggtgagtgagtggatgagtcAGTGAGTAATTGAGTGGATGGAGGCTGAGTTAGTGAGtcagtaagtgagtgagtgagttattgATTTATACTCCTGCAGTCAATATTGGGTTTATTTAATGCCATTTTTCTTCACAGCTTAAGCTCATTTCTATATTAGGATGCCGTTTCCATATGTTTCGATCTTTTTACTTTGTTCTCACTAATTCCCTTCTTCAGATCTTCTCTCATGctgtctttccatctctttctcacctcacctcaccttttttttttttttttttttccaactctttctgttgtgtTTGGCCAGTTTAACCCTCTCGtacataaataaaggaaaaaaaaacgtgcatTAGTATTTGTATCACATATTCATACTTACTTTTACTGTTCATACATACATAGGCAGTTATTTATGTAACTTAACTGTTTAACTCACTGTAGAAATAACTCGAGTCCCATTAATATttggagcaggaagaagaatgtCAAAGTGTATGTTTTGATATAAGTTGATTTGATGTAACTGGACACGAGTAGGTTTGATAAATGTTGATGTTTTGTTGAGGGAGATGTTGGGGCAGGATGGTGAGGGGTAGCTGTCCTGTGGCTGGAAATATTTCATGGGAAGAGTATTAGGTGTGCTCCAGAATTCAGGtaaactcaattttttttttttttttttttttaatctatactatgtgggcttttcacgggaatttctgggctaaaggggatactttttggggtacctcctatctcaaagcccacccgctaggaaaccgttgccctgagtgaggaagcccaacctacactcggaccatggacaggattcgaacccgtgcgcttggagaccccttggatcccaaagcacgcatggttccactgttttTTTAAGAAGCATCAATTAGAAGGgagtttcttcacatttttgtaTGCTTGGCTGTCTTTGTTCATGTTTAGAGTGTATCTTGTCACCTGTGGCTGGGAAAGTTTCAGGGGTGGAGTATTAAGTGAAAACCAGTTTGTGATTTattctccaattttttttaagAAGCATCAATTAAGGAgggtttttcttcactttttttttatgtttagagTTGAGAATTAAGTGTTAACCAGTTTTGTGCTCTACTCTCCTATTATTTTAAAGAAGCATCAATTAAGGAGGGTTTTTATCACCTTTTTGTatgtttggctgtgtttgtttatgcttAAAGTGTGTTTTGTCACCTGTGGCTGGAAATACTTCAAGTGACAAGTACGTATTAAGTAAACGCCAGTTTGTGCTTTAATCTAACTCTTTAAGAAGCATCAATTGAGGAgagttttcttcacctttttgtATGCTTTTTGTATGTCGTTGTTTATACTTAAGAGTGTATTTTTATCATCACAGAAATCAATGGACAGTGGACAGGGAAGCAGTGAGATTGAGCCAGAGACACTGTTTGGCCCAGCAAACTTCCCAGCCTCCAATCAGGAACAGTACATCTTTTATGACTTTGAGATCCCACAGGTGAGTGACACATACGTAGAtagagattgatagatagatgaataaatagatgaatagatagttaAATAGAATAATTGATTGATAGATTTTACTGAGCACAAAATAATACTAACATAATACTGTATCGATATTAATTTGGTCCAAACATATTTGAAACTGTATGATAATAATGTACAGCACATAATCCCAGTTGATACATTAAGAAAAGCAAGATActagatgttaaaaaaatatatatgatatgggccctaatatgtgtaccactataaataaaattgctagcgccactaatgggtggaagctgaacagtgcttcccatactctttaaGTAAACCTTTAGGCAttataggccacaacataaagaaaaaaaaagcctcttACAGATTccctcttatgttcttatgttccttctcttcagtaACCCTAGATGACTTTATGGAGATTAGACACTATGAGGTTTCAAATAGTCACTCTTCATTTCAGATTCTACTTAAAAAGGATTAGTATATTCTGAGCCATTTCTGCCTGCACCTTCATTACTTTCTCGTgaagttttgtagttttttaaaggtgtttttgtggttttaatgACAGATAAaacatgatttctgcattattaataggaAAAAGTCTTAAGAAACTTGATAGTTTTATATAATATGCATGCCATTTTAACTCCACTGTGATATGATATATTTCCTTAATCACAAACTACTTTGCagcatttattccttttcttacaGCCAACTCTGTGCATTATGTTGACTAGACATCACACaaactactatttttattccctctcttACAGATGCTCTTAAAGATTCTATGCATTGCTTTTAGTGTTGTGAATTGTTCCTTATTGCTGTGAGAGTTAAGGCAGTCAGGATGAGagacaaagtgtttctgaatgaatgaatgtacaCAAGattttattaacccctttagtaccatgacattttcatatttattcagcgtaccatttggtgattttatacagcttcagaaacttatgtgggtgattaaaatagtgaagactgtagccattaattttctgatttccatagacccttcctaatgccaataaaatagtctaatcatacacaaatcttgaggtaaaaatgtgtcccagtattgaaggggttaaagattctAGTCATtgcatttaaccccttctgtaccatgccatgttttcatattcattctggttaatatagCGATTTTATAAAACTTCAGAAGCTTAtgcggggattagaatagtgaagactctagccattaatcttctgacctccatagacccctcctaatgtcaatgaaatagtctaatcatatccaaaactcatgataaaaatgcattctagtactgaaggggttaagattgaGAAGTCAGAATTCAAAGTAGAATGTTCTGTCCTTCAGTGGTgagtggagtgtggagtgtgtgtggcaggtgtgtggctgGTGTGTGGATGTGGACAGAAGTAACTTACATATTTTTAGCTTTATCTTGTGTCTCAGGTGCTGCTGGGACAAAAATAACTTGGGTATTCTTAACTTTTATCTTGTCTTAGAtggcaagagaaaaataagctcAGTGTTTTAGATGATGACAGGACAAAAATAGATGGAAATgcctttatctttatcttgtaTTTGTCTTGATGGGACAAAATACCTTGGCTtaaatggttgtgtgtgtgtcagatgctGGTGGGCCGTCTCATCGGGAGGAAGGGAGCGTTCATCAACAAGATCAAGGCAGCGACAGATGCGACGGTCATTGTCCACCCTCACAAGAACAGGAAATTGAAGCTGTGCTCTgttgaaggtgagagagagagagagagagagagaattggaggtGCTGATTGATATAGTAAACaatgtttatttgttcatctttATTATGATTACTTaatagcagcagaagtagaATTTTCTGTAAGTGCTTTACCTTGGTTGCTTTCATGATGATGTCACTCTGATGTATGTATATACCCTGACAATAGAGTTGAAAAAATCGGTGGTTAACAGAAAAATTTTAAATGTTTGAATAAGGTTTAGGGACAAATCATAAATACAGGAacacaatgataatgaaaagtaatgaagatgaagatatgCACTCAGATGTGAACATTTTAGTACAGAAAACAATTCATGATGAGAAGAACCAACCAATGTGTTTATATAGATCTCTTCCTTACTGGATTtacattcttatctttttaaaagaaagttggccaaggggaacaaaattAAGATAACTCCCACTTGGTTGTCAGTTTCCtcgcaggtctgagagagttaaccaaaagaaagggataaatgtcttgaaacttccctcgtaaatgaagtcaagttataggaaggtggaaatacacaAGCAGGTAGAAAAAGTTCCGAGACATTTATGGTTGATACaaagagagcagtccgacctgggagCATTTACGGCCACCTCCCTAGAAGGGGGCTCAGAGGCTAATGTtactcatcatttttttttatttcaagtgaagagtgtgtgtgtgtgtagtaagtgcatgtaattttatgtgagggaggagagttgtctttagagagcaggctgtgactgcccccttaagttgtgagacacaaagagagCATTGGTGgtgagttcacagcaccccgtGAACTGATCCAGACCAGAACCAGTCCAGAACacaactagtgctattagaccttgcTGGAAGAAAATTATTGTTTTGATGGGTgtcttactacacacacacacacacacacacacacacacacacacacacacacacacacacacacacacacacacacacacactgcaatgaTCACTATCTCCCCATCAGGCACCAAGCAACAGGTGAACGCAGCGCTGGAGATGATCCGCAAACACTTCCCGGAGAGCCAGTACCCGGACATCACACTGCAGCAGGTGTCCAGTCAGCCACAGGCACAGCCACAGTTGCAGCCACAGGTCAATGCTCAGAGCATGCAGGTGGGTACTCACTGCTCTGCCTGGCCACCTGGAGCTGATGGAGTTGTTTGCAAAGACTTGTTGGAATTTGCATGTGTCAGACGTTTTAAGATTACTTTTTTAAGACTTGTATATTTATTGgaattgtatatatttattttttttgggccAGAATCTATTTACATGAAAGAGTTAAGAGGGTTGTATGTGATGCAGGAATGAGTGCAGGGGATAGGTGGATGGGAGGCAAAATAACCTAGGCAGTGAATGATGAAAATGTTTgggaaagagatgaggagacTTCAGAAGGGAGACATTAAGGAGAGAGCATGAACATTACAGCAGAAGGTTGTGGGATAATGACTGATAAGAATCCTGTTGGCTAAGTTTTTTGAGGAATTAATGAATGTAGGAGAGGAAAGCGTACCTGTGATTGCTGCTGTGCACTTGTGTGTTTGCATGAGTGTCAGCTTGTATATTGTTGACTcaggtttttgtgtgtgtgtgtgtgggtgtgtggtaagATTTATTCAAACTAGTGACACAAAAGTGAAAGGTTAGTCTCCAAAATACAAAAAGACAGTGTTTGGCATTGTACGTCACTCTGTACAGATTGAGTTAAcggctggtgtggtggtggaggtgcgggTGAGTGCGGTGGTGAGTGGCGGCGAGCTGTGGGTGCAGCAGCCCCTGCATCCCTCCTACTCTGCCCTTCACCGCCTGCAGACCTGCATGAACCTCAATTATGGGGACGGCTCCAACACGCCGCCTCTGCCCGGTCCCATCAGTGGTGAGTGGACTGCTGGGAGTGATGCTGTGGATGAAAACTGTGCTGACACTGGAGACAATCTCCtctgtgggcctttttatttttatgtaaattttgtttcctttgccaGTAATCCTCTTGCATTGAGGGATAGCATGTGACTGATGCTgagttgatgtggtggtgtgttagaCAAGATGTATTTAAGACTGTCTTGGTTATATACTTTGTAATGCTTTGGATTTTCTTAGGGACTATTTTTGAATATCTTAGTGATGGTTTGTCAGGTTTTCTGTTGCTTTTAATTGTTCATGTTgaaaattttctttaatttattactATAATCAAAAACTTTCTTGAAAAGTCCATTTAGACCCATGAACAGTGACCATGGTGAGGCAGTGACAGTGGCCAGTGGTGTGATGGTGAATGCAACACAGACTGCTCACTGGTGCTCACTGAAGTGCTTGGACTGTTGGAGATGAGGCAGAGGGACATTTGAGAATACTGTTTTTTGTGTGGCTGTCTCATTGTTTACCTGCTTCATTTGTAGTCCTCTCTTTGTACAATATCAAAGTGTCTCCCTCTTATATGCATCTCAGTCATTCCCTGTGCACTATTATTGTGCCACAGTGCCATGTGGCTCCAGGTGTGTTGCACCTTTCCCTGTCACTGTCGTGTCCCTGCAGATGGCACAGTGTGTGTGGCACACATCAACGACCACTGGATGCGCTGTCAGGTGCTCAGCTCCATCAACGCCATGtctgtggtgctgctgctggacaTCGGCGGCACTGTCactgttccctcctcctccctgaggCAGATCCGATACGACTACATGACACTGCCATTCCAGGCCAGCCAGTGCTTCCTCCATGGGGTGCAGCCGGTCACAGGTGTGTGTTCCTTGCTCTCACTGTACCTTTGTGCTGCTTGGCATCACTGATTCtattttatagtgtgtgtgtgtgtgtgtgtgtgtgtgtgtgtgtgtgtgtgtgtgtgtgtgtgtgtgtgtgtgtgtgtgtgtaattcaccacagttgtctgctagtcacccagccagccttccctattacggagtgagctcagaactcatagaccgatctttgggtaggactgagaccacaacacacactccacacaccgggaaagcgaggccacaacccctcgagttacattctgtacctacttgctgctaggtgaacaggggctacacattaagaggcttgcccatttgccttgttGTGCCCGGGACTCGAGCCCGgtccttctcggttgtgagctgagcatgctaaccactgcactgtgtgatgtatgtgtgtctgtctgtctgtctgtgtgtgtgtgtgtgtgtgtgtgtgtgtgtgtgtgtgtgtgtgtgtgtgtgtgtgtatttacctaattgtatttacctaattgtaacatacgggaaaagagctatgctcgtgttgtcccgtctccatatctattaatgtccagctttttcttaaaatcatgaatattccttgcgttgaccacttccacgtctaaactattccatgcttccacccttctatgagggaagctatatttttcacatctctcctataagtggccattttagttttttcccatgccctctcgacattcttccattccacatacacagatcttccctatccattttttccatgccaatcatcactctgtatattgctatcaggtctccctttcttctgttttccagggttggaagttgcattcttttcagtctgtcttcataagtcaaatctcttaagtcaggcaccattttgttgcagccctctgtactttctctagtttccttatgtgtttctttaagttcgagcccactgtattgttgcatattcaagcctcggtcttatcattgcagtaattattttcttcatcatttcttcatctagatatacgaacgccactcttatgttcctcaataagttcaatacttctccaattattttgtttatatgtctctctggcgataggtcattggtaattgtcaccccaaggtctttttcttcatgactggttttatgtcttcatttcctatcttgtacatactcctgattcttctttcactcttgccaaactctattttcttgcattttgtcgtgttgaactccatttgccatgtacagctccatttccatattctgtccaagtcttcctggagtagttcgcaatctttgtcacatctcacttttcttaacaattttgcatcgtctgcaaataggctcacataactggacaccccatccaccatgtcatttatgtagactgcgaacattactggtgccaacactgatccctgtggaactccactctccaccaatccccattctgatggtctgtccttaattattgttctcatttctcttcctaccaaaagtcttccatccattttagtaaactgccatgcactcctcctaccatttcaagtttccagatcagtctctggtgtggtaccttatcaaaggccttttttaaatccagatatattccatcagcccaaccatctctttcctgtattacatctatcaccctcgaatagtaacatatcaggtttgtcgtgcatgaacgccctttcctaaaaccaaattgacactcacaaagtatgtcatttttctccaagaagtctgtccatctagtctttcttcaccaccctctcacacatcttagctaccacacttgtaagtgacactggtctatagttcaatgggtctctcttgttacctgatttatagattgggacaatgttagctcttttccagtcttggggcactacgccttcccttaatgaggcatcaattacttcacaaactttttctgccaattgctccctgcattctcttaaaatccatcctgataccccatcaggtcccacagcttttctcacttctaaactccccatcatgttcttgatctcctccaccgttacttgaaactccttcataatccctttctgttccattaccagtggtttgtcaaaagcagtctcctttgtgaataccttccgaaagcatccattcatagcctctgccatttcctgggatcttcactgcatactccatttacttctaaactttcaatactttctatttttgatgttgttgttcacatgtctgtaaaaagccttggttggtctttacatttatcaattatatccttttcttgtttctttctttcttctcttctaatcaacacatattcatttcttgctcttttgtaactttcccactgcttaatccgtcttttccttctccacctcttccatgcatcctcttttcttgttctagccttttcacatctatcgttaaaccagtcctgctttccaacttctctatgttgtcttattggtacaaatttttctcaccttctttgtatatttttataaattccttccacttttcatttgctccttagcactcttgaatttcatccaatttgtctcttgaaagaatttctttaggtttccaaaatctgtcttggcataattccatcttcccactttatattcttcatttcttctagatttctcttcgtctatcaccttgaactccaaaactgcatgatcactctttgctaaagggcactccaccctcatctcctcaatgaccattggctctgtactaaagaccaagtccagtcttgacgatgctccctctcctccaaacctagtgtgtgtgtgtgtgtgtgtgtgtgtgtgtgtgtgtgtgtgtgtgtaattcacctcggtcgcctgctggtcatccaaccagtcctccccattacggagcgagctcagagctcatagaccgatcctcgggtaggactgagaccacatcaacacaacacacaccgggaaagcgaggccacaacccttgagttacatcccatacctatttactgctaggtgaacaggggccacgcattaagaggcttgcccatttgccacgccgcttaccgggactcgaaccaaggcctctcgattgtgagtcaagcgtgctaaccactacagtatgcggtgtgtgtgtgtgtgtgagtaattcTTATCATTTCAGTATATGTTGATTTGATAGATTATAGGGTGTTTACATTTGCATAAGTGTAATTTTTGTGGTTACTGTATTTTAATTGTTGTCTTACCCCTTCCATCTAAAATTTTTTATCACTCATATAAAACAtgattacttattttttcctcataatttGTATTACATCAACTTGAAGTCATCATTCAGAAAAGTAATTCTTGACGCATGTGGTGAGGTAAGGTAGTATTTCTGTTAAATTCCAAGGGATGCCATATCTTAGTTCCTGAACGAATCAT contains these protein-coding regions:
- the LOC123512250 gene encoding KH domain-containing protein akap-1-like isoform X1, which codes for MISSKEDKVTKQEATTKGEEKTDTTEKVTKKEEENTSNQEKNKKQKQTSNEREVSKEQKQSNKKQETTKEQKESNRKQEQQPSNKKQENVREQRQVNKKQEQSDKQEKSKKQEENEGKEDRKQEQQQSNKKQENVREQRQANKKQEQSDKQEKSKKQEENEGKEDRKQEQQQSNKKQENMREQRQANKKQEESDKQEKSKKQEENGSKDDRKQEQQQSNKKQENVKEQRQANKKQEESDKQEKSKKQEEKGSKDDRSNNQEGTKRREQSVEKQDVPVSEKSVKEVVAGEQIVAPSVKGDGSKKGSVRSRGDSASADLDCDLGSEQDNMNCDSSSLKSMDSGQGSSEIEPETLFGPANFPASNQEQYIFYDFEIPQMLVGRLIGRKGAFINKIKAATDATVIVHPHKNRKLKLCSVEGTKQQVNAALEMIRKHFPESQYPDITLQQVSSQPQAQPQLQPQVNAQSMQIELTAGVVVEVRVSAVVSGGELWVQQPLHPSYSALHRLQTCMNLNYGDGSNTPPLPGPISDGTVCVAHINDHWMRCQVLSSINAMSVVLLLDIGGTVTVPSSSLRQIRYDYMTLPFQASQCFLHGVQPVTGDMWSDTATSVMEELVSGVILFAVVVSYTEDYVPLINLYRRDKDQFVLLNEKLVELDHAQWISPQHSS
- the LOC123512250 gene encoding KH domain-containing protein akap-1-like isoform X3, which gives rise to MISSKEDKVTKQEATTKGEEKTDTTEKVTKKEEENTSNQEKNKKQKQTSNEREVSKEQKQSNKKQETTKEQKESNRKQEQQPSNKKQENVREQRQANKKQEQSDKQEKSKKQEENEGKEDRKQEQQQSNKKQENMREQRQANKKQEESDKQEKSKKQEENGSKDDRKQEQQQSNKKQENVKEQRQANKKQEESDKQEKSKKQEEKGSKDDRSNNQEGTKRREQSVEKQDVPVSEKSVKEVVAGEQIVAPSVKGDGSKKGSVRSRGDSASADLDCDLGSEQDNMNCDSSSLKSMDSGQGSSEIEPETLFGPANFPASNQEQYIFYDFEIPQMLVGRLIGRKGAFINKIKAATDATVIVHPHKNRKLKLCSVEGTKQQVNAALEMIRKHFPESQYPDITLQQVSSQPQAQPQLQPQVNAQSMQIELTAGVVVEVRVSAVVSGGELWVQQPLHPSYSALHRLQTCMNLNYGDGSNTPPLPGPISDGTVCVAHINDHWMRCQVLSSINAMSVVLLLDIGGTVTVPSSSLRQIRYDYMTLPFQASQCFLHGVQPVTGDMWSDTATSVMEELVSGVILFAVVVSYTEDYVPLINLYRRDKDQFVLLNEKLVELDHAQWISPQHSS
- the LOC123512250 gene encoding KH domain-containing protein akap-1-like isoform X2, which encodes MISSKEDKVTKQEATTKGEEKTDTTEKVTKKEEENTSNQEKNKKQKQTSNEREVSKEQKQSNKKQETTKEQKESNRKQEQQQSNKKQENVREQRQANKKQEQSDKQEKSKKQEENEGKEDRKQEQQQSNKKQENMREQRQANKKQEESDKQEKSKKQEENGSKDDRKQEQQQSNKKQENVKEQRQANKKQEESDKQEKSKKQEEKGSKDDRSNNQEGTKRREQSVEKQDVPVSEKSVKEVVAGEQIVAPSVKGDGSKKGSVRSRGDSASADLDCDLGSEQDNMNCDSSSLKSMDSGQGSSEIEPETLFGPANFPASNQEQYIFYDFEIPQMLVGRLIGRKGAFINKIKAATDATVIVHPHKNRKLKLCSVEGTKQQVNAALEMIRKHFPESQYPDITLQQVSSQPQAQPQLQPQVNAQSMQIELTAGVVVEVRVSAVVSGGELWVQQPLHPSYSALHRLQTCMNLNYGDGSNTPPLPGPISDGTVCVAHINDHWMRCQVLSSINAMSVVLLLDIGGTVTVPSSSLRQIRYDYMTLPFQASQCFLHGVQPVTGDMWSDTATSVMEELVSGVILFAVVVSYTEDYVPLINLYRRDKDQFVLLNEKLVELDHAQWISPQHSS